A genomic segment from Vicinamibacterales bacterium encodes:
- a CDS encoding HD domain-containing protein: MEPHFEQALASITLAPYIVKATALIGVQRRSGSNMFRHQLSTMAILIDYKMIDPVLLKAAVIHDLFENASTMPGVTEREIAALDADGPAVYALVQEVTIRTVDGVREPKADYLLRVMQTGTPRARALKLADRISNLTALGFVHDMTFVRRYLDETKQWVMPFAAGVNADMTRELTDLVANRERLLLAPHAER, encoded by the coding sequence ATGGAGCCCCACTTCGAGCAGGCGCTCGCCAGCATCACGCTGGCGCCGTACATCGTGAAGGCCACGGCCCTCATCGGCGTGCAGCGCCGATCCGGCAGCAACATGTTCCGGCACCAGCTCAGCACCATGGCGATCCTCATCGACTACAAGATGATCGACCCGGTGCTGCTCAAGGCCGCCGTGATCCACGACCTGTTCGAGAACGCGTCGACCATGCCCGGCGTGACCGAGCGGGAGATCGCGGCACTCGACGCGGACGGCCCGGCGGTCTATGCGCTGGTCCAGGAAGTGACCATCCGGACGGTGGACGGCGTCAGGGAGCCGAAGGCCGACTACCTGCTGCGGGTGATGCAGACGGGCACGCCGCGCGCCCGCGCACTGAAGCTCGCCGATCGGATCAGCAACCTCACGGCGCTGGGTTTCGTGCACGACATGACGTTCGTGCGCCGCTATCTCGACGAAACCAAGCAGTGGGTCATGCCGTTCGCGGCGGGCGTGAACGCCGACATGACCCGCGAGCTGACCGACCTCGTCGCCAACCGCGAGCGGCTGCTCCTGGCGCCGCACGCGGAACGCTGA